A genomic stretch from Erwinia sp. E_sp_B01_1 includes:
- a CDS encoding polyprenyl synthetase family protein, with product MTLLAEKSLNHENGLLRMREAVNHRLEQLLPPGGEEDRVIAAMREGTLTPGKRIRPLLLLLVAQDIGCDPAHPGMIDLACSVEMVHAASLILDDIPCMDNARMRRGKPTIHRQFGQDVAILSAVALLSTAFGTVASAEGLSGSCRAQAVAELSAAVGLQGLVQGQFLDLKKGNTTRSKEAIARTNDLKTSMLFDASLQMAALAADANQEVRQRLRCFAHDLGQAFQLLDDLADSHSGTGKDINQDQGKSTLVALLGNEEVHQRLRAHLQSADEHFASVSRQGMATRQFMHAWFDQQLASFG from the coding sequence ATGACCTTATTAGCTGAAAAATCTCTTAATCATGAAAACGGGCTGCTGCGGATGCGCGAGGCCGTTAATCATCGCCTTGAGCAGTTGCTGCCCCCAGGGGGAGAAGAAGATCGTGTCATTGCGGCGATGCGTGAAGGCACGCTGACGCCGGGTAAACGTATCCGCCCCCTGCTGCTGCTGCTGGTGGCCCAGGATATCGGCTGTGACCCTGCGCATCCGGGGATGATCGATCTGGCCTGCTCGGTGGAGATGGTCCATGCGGCTTCGCTGATTCTGGACGATATCCCCTGCATGGATAACGCCAGAATGCGCCGGGGTAAGCCGACCATTCATCGCCAGTTCGGCCAGGATGTGGCCATTCTTTCTGCCGTTGCGCTGCTCAGCACCGCTTTCGGCACCGTGGCCTCTGCGGAAGGCCTGTCAGGCAGCTGCAGGGCACAGGCCGTTGCAGAGTTATCTGCCGCTGTGGGTTTACAGGGGCTGGTGCAGGGGCAATTTCTGGATCTGAAAAAGGGCAATACCACGCGCAGCAAAGAAGCGATTGCCCGGACCAACGATTTGAAAACCAGCATGCTGTTTGATGCCTCACTGCAGATGGCCGCTCTCGCTGCCGATGCCAACCAGGAAGTTCGCCAGCGATTACGCTGTTTTGCTCATGACCTGGGGCAGGCGTTTCAGCTGCTTGACGATCTGGCCGACAGCCACAGCGGAACGGGCAAAGATATCAATCAGGATCAGGGAAAATCCACGCTGGTCGCCCTGCTGGGTAACGAAGAGGTGCATCAGCGATTGCGTGCGCATCTGCAGAGTGCAGACGAGCATTTTGCCTCTGTCAGCCGACAGGGTATGGCTACCCGCCAGTTTATGCATGCCTGGTTCGATCAGCAGCTTGCCTCGTTCGGTTAG
- the crtY gene encoding lycopene beta-cyclase CrtY has translation MRVWDLILAGGGLANGLIALRLLQRQPDIRILMIEAGPRPGGNHTWSFHESDLTAAQLAEIAPLIAHRWEGYDVSFPELNRTLPGGYLTVTSERFAGVMEQALGKNILTQSDIVQLTPTEVRLADGRTFSAPAVIDGRGYQASPCMKIGYQAFLGQQWQLARPHGLTRPILMDARVDQLEGYRFVYTLPLTPDSLLIEDTHYIDGTAFNASEARERIAAYAREKGWELQTLEREEQGNLPITLAGDPKAFWQHAGGQPRSGIRAGLFHPTTGYSLPLATTLADLIASQPDLESSSLAELIQRFSARQWQQQRFFRLLNRMLFLAGTPSRRWQVMQRFYRLDDQLIARFYAGEPTLYDMARVLTGKPPVPVGEALKAVLKQTPRLRAL, from the coding sequence GTGAGAGTCTGGGATCTGATCCTCGCCGGTGGTGGACTGGCAAACGGACTGATTGCTCTGCGCCTGCTCCAGCGTCAGCCCGATATCCGTATTCTGATGATTGAAGCAGGGCCACGGCCCGGCGGCAATCATACCTGGTCATTTCACGAAAGCGACTTAACCGCTGCTCAACTGGCAGAGATCGCCCCGCTGATAGCCCATCGCTGGGAGGGCTACGACGTCTCCTTCCCCGAGCTTAATCGCACTTTGCCAGGCGGCTATCTGACGGTGACTTCTGAACGTTTCGCCGGGGTTATGGAGCAGGCTCTGGGCAAAAACATCCTGACTCAGAGCGACATCGTTCAGCTCACGCCCACTGAGGTAAGGCTGGCCGATGGCCGTACTTTCTCCGCTCCGGCAGTTATTGATGGCAGGGGCTATCAGGCCAGCCCCTGTATGAAGATTGGCTATCAGGCGTTTTTGGGTCAGCAGTGGCAGCTTGCCAGGCCACACGGATTAACCCGCCCCATCCTTATGGATGCCAGGGTCGATCAGCTTGAAGGCTACAGGTTTGTTTATACACTGCCGCTGACGCCCGATTCGCTGCTGATTGAAGATACCCATTACATTGATGGCACCGCCTTCAACGCCAGTGAAGCCCGGGAGCGGATAGCCGCCTATGCCCGCGAAAAAGGCTGGGAACTGCAAACACTGGAGCGTGAAGAGCAGGGAAACCTGCCTATTACGCTGGCGGGCGATCCCAAAGCGTTCTGGCAGCACGCTGGCGGCCAGCCCCGCAGCGGTATTCGCGCCGGCCTTTTCCATCCTACAACCGGCTATTCCCTGCCTCTGGCAACCACGCTGGCCGATTTGATCGCCAGCCAGCCCGATCTGGAAAGCAGCAGCCTGGCCGAACTCATCCAGCGATTTTCGGCCAGACAGTGGCAGCAGCAGCGCTTTTTCCGTCTGCTTAACCGCATGCTATTTCTGGCTGGAACGCCTTCCAGGCGCTGGCAGGTGATGCAACGTTTTTACCGGCTGGATGACCAGCTGATTGCCCGCTTCTATGCGGGAGAGCCAACGTTATACGATATGGCACGGGTTCTGACAGGTAAACCACCGGTTCCGGTAGGTGAAGCGCTGAAGGCCGTGCTCAAGCAAACTCCCCGTCTGCGAGCATTATAA
- the crtB gene encoding 15-cis-phytoene synthase CrtB: MNQPLLNHATETMAAGSKSFATASKLFDPVTRRSALMLYAWCRHCDDVIDGQQLGFAAPVPADTPEQRLEELRQSTRAAFRGEPMQDPAFAAFQEVALAQAIPERLAFDHLEGYAMDVREETYYTLDDTLRYCYHVAGVVGLMMAQVMGVRDQAVLDRACDLGLAFQLTNIARDIVEDAQAGRCYLPVSWLEEEGLTLQNYAEPAQRVALARVARRLIMAAEPYYHSAQAGLQGLPLRSAWAIATARGVYREIGVKVMAAGEQAWQKRQGTSKLEKLGLLASAAGQAATSLFSKRTSRPAALWQRPL, from the coding sequence ATGAATCAGCCTCTGCTTAATCACGCCACCGAAACTATGGCTGCTGGCTCCAAAAGTTTTGCCACCGCTTCAAAGCTGTTTGATCCCGTTACCCGCCGCAGCGCGCTGATGCTTTATGCCTGGTGCCGTCATTGTGATGATGTGATTGACGGCCAGCAGTTGGGGTTTGCAGCACCTGTCCCGGCTGATACCCCGGAACAGCGGCTGGAGGAGCTGAGGCAGTCCACCCGTGCCGCATTCAGGGGCGAGCCGATGCAGGACCCGGCTTTTGCCGCTTTTCAGGAAGTGGCGCTGGCGCAGGCGATCCCCGAACGGCTGGCGTTTGATCACCTTGAAGGCTATGCGATGGACGTGCGGGAAGAAACGTATTACACGCTGGATGACACGCTTCGCTACTGTTACCACGTCGCCGGCGTGGTGGGACTGATGATGGCTCAGGTGATGGGCGTCCGCGACCAGGCTGTGCTGGATCGCGCCTGCGATTTGGGATTAGCCTTCCAGTTAACCAACATCGCCCGCGATATTGTGGAGGATGCACAGGCCGGACGCTGCTATCTGCCCGTAAGCTGGCTTGAGGAAGAGGGTCTGACCCTGCAAAATTACGCTGAACCTGCTCAGCGTGTTGCGCTGGCAAGAGTGGCAAGGCGCCTGATTATGGCGGCTGAACCTTATTACCACTCAGCTCAGGCTGGGCTGCAAGGTTTACCTTTACGCTCTGCCTGGGCGATCGCCACGGCGCGAGGCGTTTATCGTGAGATTGGCGTAAAAGTGATGGCTGCGGGCGAACAGGCCTGGCAGAAACGCCAGGGCACCAGCAAGCTGGAAAAGCTCGGCTTGCTGGCCTCGGCGGCAGGTCAGGCCGCTACTTCTCTTTTTTCGAAGCGGACATCCCGTCCTGCGGCGCTTTGGCAGCGCCCGCTCTGA
- a CDS encoding MOSC domain-containing protein → MYEPDLPVVVSVQSSTRHAFSKAPKQSVRLIENVGVEGDSHAGINDQHRYHIRRFGEHPNLRQVHVIQAELFDQLLEKGHTVRPGELGENISTRNVDLLSLPVGTRLHFGGEAVIELTGLRNPCSQIEKFQPGLFQHLVEKTPAGMVRKTGVMSIVIKGGEVYPGDMIDIELPPCLINR, encoded by the coding sequence GTGTATGAGCCTGACCTCCCCGTGGTGGTTTCCGTCCAGAGCAGCACCAGACATGCCTTCAGCAAAGCGCCGAAGCAGTCTGTCCGGCTGATTGAAAATGTTGGCGTTGAGGGCGATTCTCATGCCGGAATCAACGACCAGCATCGTTACCATATCCGGCGTTTCGGAGAACACCCCAACCTTCGTCAGGTGCATGTGATCCAGGCAGAACTGTTTGATCAGTTACTGGAAAAGGGTCACACCGTGCGGCCAGGCGAACTGGGCGAAAATATCTCAACGAGGAATGTCGATTTGCTCAGCCTGCCTGTGGGGACACGCCTGCACTTCGGCGGTGAAGCGGTCATTGAACTGACAGGACTGCGAAACCCCTGCAGTCAAATTGAAAAGTTTCAGCCCGGTCTGTTTCAGCATCTTGTTGAAAAAACACCTGCCGGCATGGTCCGCAAAACAGGGGTGATGAGCATCGTAATCAAGGGCGGCGAAGTCTATCCGGGCGACATGATTGACATTGAGTTGCCCCCCTGCCTCATAAACCGCTGA
- a CDS encoding sterol desaturase family protein, whose protein sequence is MLLLVNILIVIATVVVMEIVAALSHKYIMHGWGWGWHLSHHEPHEGGLELNDLYAVVFAVLAIGLIYFGSTGLWPLQWIGAGMTTYGALYFIVHDGLVHQRWPFRYIPRKGYLKRLYMAHRLHHAVRGKEGCVSFGFLYAPPLTKLQKTLRQRHKRPVRAGAAKAPQDGMSASKKEK, encoded by the coding sequence ATGCTGCTGTTGGTTAACATTTTGATTGTTATCGCTACCGTTGTTGTGATGGAAATCGTTGCTGCACTTTCCCATAAATACATCATGCATGGCTGGGGGTGGGGCTGGCATCTCTCTCACCACGAACCTCACGAGGGCGGCCTGGAGTTGAACGATCTTTATGCGGTGGTGTTTGCCGTACTGGCGATTGGGCTGATTTACTTCGGCAGTACCGGACTCTGGCCGCTGCAGTGGATCGGGGCGGGAATGACGACCTATGGCGCACTCTATTTCATCGTGCATGACGGTCTGGTGCATCAGCGCTGGCCGTTTCGCTATATCCCGCGCAAAGGCTATCTGAAGCGCCTCTATATGGCTCACCGCCTGCATCACGCGGTCAGGGGCAAAGAGGGGTGCGTGTCATTTGGTTTTCTGTACGCGCCGCCGCTGACGAAGCTGCAAAAAACGCTGCGTCAGCGGCATAAAAGGCCGGTCAGAGCGGGCGCTGCCAAAGCGCCGCAGGACGGGATGTCCGCTTCGAAAAAAGAGAAGTAG
- a CDS encoding PadR family transcriptional regulator encodes MFKELFNESRGGHHHHHHRHAHRRGEGHEGHRGHGRGRGGDDAGHRDRPSFLRGRKFGADELQILVLTLLKEQASYGYELIKTLTEKSGGFYTPSPGVIYPALTYLEDVGYVTVQQEGNRKRYAINQQGEAWLAENQAVAEALIAKLALFARQSDTVNQAMSEHRQPFEPALMQAIHQLRTQLHNYHGSDADTQQQVAVVLQQTLDQLKSVGS; translated from the coding sequence ATGTTTAAAGAACTGTTTAACGAAAGCCGGGGTGGCCACCACCACCATCATCACAGACATGCCCATCGCCGTGGTGAGGGTCACGAGGGGCACCGTGGACATGGCCGTGGCCGTGGCGGTGATGATGCTGGTCATCGCGATCGCCCTTCTTTCCTGCGTGGCCGTAAATTTGGTGCGGATGAGCTGCAAATTCTGGTGCTGACGCTGCTCAAAGAGCAGGCCAGCTACGGTTACGAGCTGATCAAAACGCTGACCGAGAAAAGCGGCGGTTTTTACACCCCCAGCCCTGGTGTTATCTACCCTGCACTGACCTATCTGGAAGATGTCGGTTATGTCACCGTGCAGCAGGAAGGTAATCGTAAACGCTATGCGATCAACCAGCAGGGTGAAGCCTGGCTTGCGGAAAATCAGGCTGTGGCAGAAGCGCTGATCGCCAAACTTGCCCTGTTTGCCCGCCAGAGCGATACCGTGAATCAGGCGATGTCCGAGCACCGCCAACCGTTTGAACCTGCACTAATGCAGGCGATTCATCAGCTTCGCACTCAGCTGCATAATTATCACGGCAGTGATGCAGACACCCAGCAGCAGGTTGCGGTTGTTTTGCAGCAAACGCTGGACCAGCTTAAATCTGTAGGGTCGTGA
- a CDS encoding inositol monophosphatase, which translates to MNAGKNEMMARLALAEEVARAGGEAALAWFHKRDSLVIETKYDAQDVVSIADREVEQLISERIAAMFPHDGFLGEESGLQKGTSDYTWVVDPIDGTSPFLNGMPSWCVSVAVLRGDVPVIGVIFAPCYQECYIAALGEGATLNGRRLQVDPTRTLQNHVTGFGANSYVSPEKVGEILASLLTAGGNFIRIGSGALMLAWVAAGRVVGYYEPYMHAWDCLAGYCLVKEAGGWYHPFNTEGDRLTKGAQVLAVAPGAEAELRKIAGI; encoded by the coding sequence ATGAATGCTGGTAAAAATGAAATGATGGCTCGTCTGGCACTGGCAGAAGAGGTGGCGCGGGCAGGCGGGGAGGCCGCACTGGCCTGGTTTCACAAACGTGACAGCCTGGTGATCGAAACCAAATATGACGCTCAGGATGTGGTATCGATCGCGGACCGGGAAGTGGAACAGCTTATCAGCGAGCGTATAGCGGCAATGTTTCCGCACGATGGTTTTCTTGGTGAGGAGAGCGGCCTGCAAAAGGGCACCTCTGATTATACCTGGGTAGTGGATCCCATTGATGGTACCAGCCCCTTTCTGAACGGTATGCCAAGCTGGTGTGTCTCTGTCGCGGTACTGCGTGGCGATGTTCCGGTGATTGGCGTCATCTTCGCGCCCTGTTATCAGGAATGCTACATCGCCGCGCTGGGCGAAGGGGCGACACTGAATGGCCGCAGGCTCCAGGTTGATCCCACACGAACACTGCAAAACCATGTTACCGGCTTTGGTGCCAACAGCTACGTCAGCCCCGAAAAAGTAGGAGAGATTCTGGCTTCTCTGCTCACGGCGGGCGGGAACTTTATCCGGATTGGCTCCGGCGCACTGATGCTGGCCTGGGTCGCCGCCGGACGAGTCGTCGGTTATTACGAGCCCTATATGCACGCCTGGGATTGTCTGGCCGGGTATTGTCTGGTGAAAGAGGCAGGCGGCTGGTATCACCCGTTTAATACGGAGGGGGATCGCCTCACGAAAGGGGCACAGGTCCTGGCCGTGGCGCCGGGCGCGGAAGCCGAGCTGAGGAAAATTGCTGGTATTTAA
- a CDS encoding ABC transporter ATP-binding protein produces the protein MTSVTAGSVVFEHVSKQFAGFTALPDLSLTVEAGTLVTLLGPSGCGKTTTLRLLAGLEHPTSGRILIGGRDVTNLPANERDVAMVFQSYALFPHMTALENIMYGLLSSGMNKKEAHDRAQEGMNLVGLANQGHRLPSELSGGQQQRIAVARALVLEPQVLLLDEPLSNLDERLRRRVRTEIRDLQQRLGFTAVYVTHDQEEALAVSDKIIVMKEGEIAQQGAPETLYHSPNSVFIADFMGEANILPCEVEQVEGDSAMIRVGTQLYRVRGAGARMGAAQLSVRPQFITLCGEGEGALKGEVIHSTWLGDHIEYEVHTELGSLFIVDAQMEHQLPLSSAVAVDFKPQGLALIAC, from the coding sequence ATGACTTCGGTAACCGCAGGATCCGTTGTATTTGAGCATGTTTCAAAGCAGTTCGCGGGCTTTACGGCGCTGCCGGATCTCTCACTGACCGTGGAAGCCGGAACGCTTGTGACGCTGCTGGGCCCCTCTGGCTGTGGCAAAACCACCACGCTCAGGCTGCTGGCCGGGCTGGAACATCCGACTTCTGGCCGTATCCTGATTGGTGGGCGTGATGTGACAAATCTGCCCGCCAATGAGCGTGACGTGGCGATGGTGTTCCAGTCCTATGCGCTGTTCCCGCATATGACCGCGCTGGAGAACATCATGTACGGGCTGCTTTCGTCGGGCATGAATAAAAAAGAGGCCCATGACCGGGCGCAGGAAGGGATGAACCTTGTCGGCCTGGCTAATCAGGGGCACCGGCTGCCTTCTGAACTCTCCGGCGGGCAGCAGCAGCGTATTGCCGTGGCCCGCGCGCTGGTGCTTGAACCTCAGGTGCTGCTGCTGGATGAGCCGCTCTCAAACCTGGATGAGCGCCTGCGGCGACGGGTCAGAACCGAAATTCGCGATCTGCAACAACGGCTTGGCTTTACGGCAGTGTATGTCACCCACGATCAGGAAGAGGCGCTGGCGGTGTCGGACAAAATTATCGTGATGAAAGAGGGCGAGATTGCGCAGCAGGGTGCGCCGGAAACGCTCTACCATTCGCCAAATTCGGTGTTTATTGCCGACTTTATGGGGGAGGCAAACATTCTGCCCTGTGAAGTGGAGCAGGTGGAAGGCGACAGCGCAATGATCAGAGTAGGCACCCAGCTTTATCGCGTCCGGGGAGCCGGAGCCAGAATGGGGGCTGCACAGCTTTCCGTCCGCCCGCAATTTATCACCTTATGCGGTGAGGGAGAGGGCGCGCTGAAAGGGGAAGTGATCCACAGCACCTGGCTGGGCGACCACATCGAATATGAGGTGCATACCGAGCTGGGATCGCTGTTTATCGTTGACGCGCAGATGGAGCATCAGCTGCCTTTGTCATCGGCCGTGGCCGTGGACTTTAAACCTCAGGGACTGGCGCTGATTGCCTGCTGA
- a CDS encoding YtfJ family protein has protein sequence MITPRQLCLCTFLALSFSCSAHNLVMGQRLPLAVVADPGRLNYSSGDFSYTAWNSAKLPGKVRVLLHLAGRLSAKDENEVLTEKLQTANLPRDRYQTTLIVNTDDAIPGSAMFVRASLKSSKEQSPWSEFIVDGRGTASQAWQLKPGGSTVTVLDRQGIVRFVKEGALTSGEVEQVMTLLKTLVQ, from the coding sequence ATGATCACTCCGCGTCAGCTTTGTCTTTGTACCTTTCTGGCCCTCTCTTTTAGCTGTTCCGCACACAATCTGGTCATGGGCCAACGCCTGCCGCTGGCGGTGGTAGCCGATCCGGGGAGGCTTAACTACTCCTCAGGAGATTTCAGCTATACCGCGTGGAACAGCGCAAAACTGCCGGGAAAAGTACGGGTTTTACTGCATCTGGCAGGCCGCCTCTCGGCGAAGGATGAAAATGAAGTCTTAACGGAGAAATTACAGACTGCCAATCTTCCGCGAGATCGTTACCAGACCACGCTGATTGTGAATACTGACGATGCCATCCCGGGCAGCGCGATGTTTGTCCGCGCCAGTCTGAAATCCAGTAAAGAGCAGTCGCCCTGGTCAGAATTCATTGTTGATGGCAGGGGCACCGCCAGCCAGGCCTGGCAGTTGAAACCGGGAGGTTCGACCGTGACGGTGCTGGACCGTCAGGGGATTGTGCGCTTCGTTAAAGAGGGCGCGCTGACCTCCGGAGAAGTTGAACAGGTTATGACCCTGCTGAAAACGCTGGTTCAGTAG
- a CDS encoding MDR family MFS transporter translates to MDADSFASKESDSQGKEPSLRLLFSALLLVMLLAALDQTIVSTALPTIVGELGGLDKLTWVVIAYTLASTVVVPLYGKFGDLFGRKRVLQIAIALFLLGSALCGLSQTMEQLVLTRALQGLGGGGLMVVSMAAVADVVPPASRGRYQGLFGGVFGLATVIGPLIGGFIVQHTTWRWIFYINLPLGLFALLVIGAVLKPAGKRKQHEIDYLGAFYLCLALVGITLFTSEGGSVKAWSDPLLWCILAFGLVGLAGFIYEERRAIEPIIPLTLFRERSFLLSSLIGFIIGMALFGSVTFLPLYLQVVKAATPTQAGMQLLPLMGGLLLTSIISGRIISRTGRYRLFPIAGTLFASMGMALLTTITTDSPVWHLYLFTSVMGMGLGMVMQVLVLAVQNTVAPTMLGVATSSVTLFRSVGGSVGVALFGTVFTQILKSGLERLIPEGSELPKSLDPTAIRHLPEPLHHDYLLAFGDAIHAAFMMATGVMVMAFILSWFLPESTLRKS, encoded by the coding sequence ATGGATGCTGATTCTTTCGCATCAAAAGAGTCTGATTCGCAGGGGAAAGAGCCCTCCCTGCGTCTGCTGTTCAGTGCTTTATTGCTGGTGATGCTGCTGGCAGCGCTGGATCAAACTATCGTCTCCACCGCGCTGCCCACCATTGTGGGTGAACTGGGTGGCCTGGATAAACTGACCTGGGTGGTTATCGCCTATACCCTGGCTTCCACGGTTGTGGTGCCGTTGTACGGTAAATTCGGCGATCTGTTTGGGCGTAAACGCGTTCTGCAGATTGCCATTGCGCTGTTCCTGCTGGGGTCCGCCTTGTGTGGACTGTCGCAGACCATGGAACAGCTGGTGCTGACCCGTGCGCTTCAGGGACTGGGAGGCGGGGGACTGATGGTGGTCAGCATGGCCGCCGTGGCGGATGTGGTTCCTCCCGCCAGCCGGGGGCGCTATCAGGGGTTATTCGGCGGTGTATTTGGGCTGGCTACGGTAATCGGCCCGCTGATTGGAGGCTTTATCGTTCAGCACACCACCTGGCGCTGGATCTTCTATATCAACCTGCCTCTGGGGCTGTTTGCCCTGCTGGTGATCGGCGCGGTGCTTAAACCGGCCGGAAAGCGGAAACAGCACGAGATCGACTATCTGGGCGCTTTCTATCTGTGCCTGGCGCTGGTTGGAATAACCCTGTTCACCAGTGAAGGCGGCAGCGTTAAAGCCTGGTCCGATCCGCTGTTGTGGTGCATCCTGGCATTTGGTCTGGTCGGCCTGGCTGGCTTTATTTATGAAGAGCGCAGGGCGATCGAACCGATCATTCCGCTGACCCTGTTTCGGGAACGCAGCTTTCTGCTCAGCAGCCTGATCGGTTTTATTATCGGCATGGCGTTATTTGGTAGCGTGACTTTCCTGCCGCTCTACCTGCAGGTGGTGAAGGCTGCAACGCCTACGCAGGCGGGTATGCAGTTGCTGCCGCTGATGGGGGGCTTGCTGCTCACGTCAATTATCAGCGGCAGGATAATCAGCCGCACCGGGAGATACCGTCTGTTCCCCATTGCCGGAACCTTGTTCGCCAGCATGGGCATGGCGCTGTTAACCACCATCACCACCGATTCCCCGGTCTGGCATCTCTATCTGTTCACCAGCGTGATGGGCATGGGCCTTGGCATGGTGATGCAGGTGCTGGTACTGGCGGTGCAGAATACCGTCGCGCCCACTATGCTTGGCGTTGCAACCTCTTCCGTCACGCTGTTCCGTTCGGTGGGAGGATCTGTTGGCGTGGCGCTGTTTGGTACGGTATTCACTCAGATCCTGAAGTCGGGACTGGAACGCCTGATCCCTGAAGGTTCAGAACTGCCGAAGTCACTGGACCCGACTGCCATTCGTCATCTGCCCGAACCCCTGCATCATGACTACCTGCTGGCGTTTGGCGATGCGATTCACGCAGCCTTTATGATGGCTACCGGCGTGATGGTGATGGCGTTTATTCTCTCCTGGTTTTTACCCGAATCTACGCTGAGGAAAAGCTAA
- a CDS encoding glycosyltransferase encodes MSHYAIIAPPLYSHQRALEALAYELMALGHRITFIQQPEALANLQEPGIGRHPVGILSHPEGSLSRTLKLAASPGLSLLSLIEDMALTTDMLCAELPAALEKLAVDGLIVDQMEPAGGLVAEALGLPFVSVACALPVNREPGLPLPVMPFDYGTDQRSLRLFKSSQRIYDWLMRAQNRAINRHAAAFGLRSRKGLHDCLSPLLQISQTLPGLDFPRYALPETFHAVGPLRKPRHHLQPHPGVSSSRPLVFASLGTLQGHRFSQFKSIARACRSLDVQLLIAHCGGLDEAQSDLLRENGATWVTDFADQYAVLQQAQAVVTHGGMNTVADAIATLTPVLAMPVAFDQPGVAARVSWSGIGRRVSRNCSSDTLAKNLHPLLSENRYQQHLQPLQAQLNNAGGAVLAARLISQALSPSFSVIAKAAG; translated from the coding sequence ATGAGCCATTACGCCATTATCGCTCCCCCGCTTTACAGCCATCAGCGCGCCCTGGAGGCGCTGGCTTATGAACTGATGGCACTGGGACACCGCATTACCTTTATTCAGCAGCCTGAAGCCCTGGCAAATCTGCAGGAGCCGGGTATCGGCAGGCATCCCGTGGGCATATTGTCCCACCCTGAGGGATCCCTTTCGCGTACGTTGAAACTGGCGGCCAGTCCCGGCCTTTCGCTCCTCAGCCTGATCGAGGATATGGCGCTGACCACTGATATGCTCTGTGCGGAACTCCCCGCCGCGCTGGAAAAACTGGCCGTCGACGGGTTAATTGTCGATCAGATGGAGCCGGCCGGAGGCCTGGTGGCCGAAGCGCTGGGCCTGCCTTTTGTTTCCGTTGCCTGTGCGCTACCGGTCAACCGCGAGCCGGGATTACCCTTACCGGTGATGCCCTTTGATTACGGCACCGACCAGCGCTCGCTCAGGCTTTTTAAATCCAGCCAGCGCATCTATGACTGGCTGATGCGGGCGCAGAACAGAGCCATTAACCGCCACGCCGCAGCATTTGGACTGCGCAGCCGTAAAGGGTTGCATGACTGCCTTTCGCCCTTGTTGCAGATCAGCCAGACTCTGCCCGGCCTGGATTTCCCCCGCTACGCATTGCCGGAAACATTTCATGCTGTTGGCCCGCTGCGTAAGCCCCGTCATCATCTTCAGCCGCATCCGGGTGTCTCCTCTTCGCGTCCTCTGGTCTTTGCTTCACTGGGCACGTTACAGGGTCACAGATTCAGCCAGTTTAAAAGCATCGCCAGGGCGTGCCGCAGCCTGGATGTTCAGTTGCTGATCGCCCATTGCGGCGGACTGGATGAAGCACAAAGCGATCTCCTGCGGGAAAACGGCGCCACCTGGGTCACAGATTTTGCCGATCAGTACGCCGTTTTACAGCAGGCTCAGGCGGTCGTTACCCACGGTGGGATGAATACCGTGGCTGATGCCATTGCCACCCTGACGCCGGTGCTGGCTATGCCGGTGGCATTTGATCAGCCCGGTGTGGCGGCACGGGTCAGCTGGAGCGGGATTGGTCGTCGTGTCTCACGCAATTGCAGCAGCGATACTCTGGCAAAAAATCTGCACCCGCTGTTAAGTGAAAACCGCTATCAGCAACATCTTCAGCCCCTGCAGGCGCAGCTCAACAACGCGGGCGGAGCGGTACTGGCTGCCCGCCTTATCAGCCAGGCACTAAGCCCCTCTTTCAGCGTCATCGCTAAGGCGGCCGGGTGA